Proteins from a single region of Leptospira venezuelensis:
- a CDS encoding response regulator transcription factor, translated as MKNILVIEDDPDIGNLIRKSLDSAHYRTTIQTSGEEGLKYYKANHPDLLILDLSLPDIDGMDVCRTVRRSDENTPIFIVTARNEEIDRIMGLELGADDYITKPFSVRELKTRVDVFFRRWDKKAGIKPNIGSGGEIIRGSLKIDPVRRRVTLKDQVINISRKEFDILQLMATSPGKVFSREMILEAVWGMEWDGFERMIDSHIKRIRSKLEKNSAQPEWIETIWGIGYRFTDNYEGIVIVD; from the coding sequence ATGAAGAATATTCTGGTAATTGAAGATGATCCGGACATCGGGAATTTAATACGAAAGTCATTAGATTCAGCTCATTACCGGACCACTATTCAAACTTCTGGCGAAGAGGGCCTTAAATATTATAAGGCCAACCACCCTGACCTCTTGATTTTAGATCTTTCCTTACCTGATATTGACGGAATGGATGTATGTCGGACCGTCCGAAGATCTGATGAGAACACTCCCATTTTTATTGTTACTGCCAGAAATGAAGAAATAGATAGAATAATGGGGCTCGAATTAGGTGCAGATGATTATATCACAAAGCCTTTCTCTGTGAGAGAATTAAAAACCAGAGTAGATGTATTCTTCCGTCGATGGGACAAAAAAGCCGGTATTAAACCCAATATTGGAAGTGGCGGAGAAATTATCAGAGGATCTTTGAAAATTGACCCTGTTCGACGCAGGGTTACATTAAAAGACCAAGTGATAAACATCTCTAGAAAAGAATTTGATATTTTGCAACTAATGGCAACTTCACCAGGCAAAGTTTTTTCGAGAGAAATGATTCTAGAAGCTGTTTGGGGAATGGAATGGGATGGGTTTGAAAGAATGATCGACTCTCACATCAAGAGAATTCGGTCCAAGTTGGAAAAAAATTCCGCACAACCTGAATGGATAGAGACAATTTGGGGAATTGGTTATAGATTTACCGATAATTACGAAGGTATTGTAATTGTAGATTAG
- a CDS encoding aconitate hydratase, with product MAFDIDMIRARYEKLGNLVKKAREVVGRPLTLTEKILYSHLWEGTPSSNFERGKSYVDFAPDRVAMQDATAQMALLQFMSAGRSKVAVPSTVHCDHLITAKTGSSTDLATASTENKEVYDFLSSVSNKYGIGFWKPGAGIIHQVVLENYAFPGGMMIGTDSHTVNAGGLGMVAIGVGGADACDVMAGLPWELKWPKLIGVKLTGKLNGWTSAKDVILKVAGILTVKGGTGAIVEYFGEGSTSLSCTGKGTIANMGAEIGATTSTFAYDESMERYLRSTNRADIADLANGVKEHLTADPEVYANPDKFFDQVIEINLSELEPHLNGPFTPDLATPISKMKEEAKKNGWPTKVEVGLIGSCTNSSYEDIARAASLANQAAEKSLKPKAEFTITPGSELVRFTIERDGFIKVFEKIGAKVFANACGPCIGMWSRVGADKKEKNTIVHSFNRNFQSRNDGNPNTFAFVGSPELVTALAIAGDLTFDPNNDTLTNEKGEKVKLDPPNGDELPKKGFDVEDAGYQAPAADGSGVQVVVDPKSNRLQLLAPFTKWEGTDLKGLNLLIKVKGKCTTDHISMAGPWLKFRGHLDNISNNLLIGATNIFNEKINSVKNQLDGSYDEVPKVQRQYKAQGIGTIVIGDENYGEGSSREHAAMEPRFLGVRAVLVKSFARIHETNLKKQGMLALTFADKADYDKIKEDDKIDIIGLTGFKEGTPLTLVLHHKDGSKDEFQVNHTYNAQQIEWFKAGSALNLIGSKK from the coding sequence ATGGCATTTGATATAGATATGATTCGTGCCCGGTATGAAAAACTCGGGAACCTGGTTAAGAAAGCCAGAGAAGTGGTCGGAAGACCTCTCACTCTGACCGAAAAAATTCTTTATTCACACCTTTGGGAAGGAACTCCTTCCTCCAATTTCGAAAGAGGAAAATCTTACGTTGATTTTGCCCCAGATCGCGTTGCCATGCAGGACGCGACGGCACAGATGGCCTTATTACAATTCATGTCTGCAGGTAGAAGTAAGGTAGCAGTTCCTTCCACAGTACACTGTGACCACTTGATCACTGCGAAAACTGGTTCCTCTACAGACTTAGCAACTGCTTCTACGGAAAACAAAGAAGTTTACGACTTTCTTTCTTCCGTTTCCAACAAATACGGAATTGGATTCTGGAAACCAGGAGCTGGAATTATTCACCAAGTAGTCTTAGAAAATTATGCATTTCCTGGTGGAATGATGATCGGAACTGACTCTCACACTGTAAACGCAGGTGGTTTGGGGATGGTTGCGATTGGGGTCGGAGGAGCAGATGCTTGCGACGTGATGGCTGGTCTTCCTTGGGAACTCAAATGGCCGAAGTTGATCGGTGTGAAACTAACCGGAAAATTGAATGGTTGGACTTCTGCAAAAGACGTTATCTTAAAAGTAGCAGGAATTCTTACTGTAAAAGGTGGGACTGGAGCAATTGTAGAATACTTCGGTGAAGGATCTACTTCTCTTTCTTGCACTGGAAAAGGGACCATCGCCAATATGGGAGCTGAAATCGGCGCAACTACTTCCACATTTGCCTATGACGAATCTATGGAAAGATACCTTCGCTCCACTAATAGAGCGGATATTGCGGATTTGGCCAATGGAGTGAAGGAACACCTTACCGCCGACCCTGAAGTGTATGCAAATCCTGATAAATTTTTCGACCAAGTGATCGAGATTAACCTTTCTGAGTTAGAACCTCACTTGAACGGACCTTTCACTCCCGATTTGGCGACTCCTATTTCTAAAATGAAAGAAGAAGCTAAGAAGAACGGATGGCCAACAAAAGTAGAAGTTGGTTTGATCGGTTCCTGCACAAACTCTTCTTACGAGGATATTGCTCGTGCAGCTTCTCTTGCAAATCAGGCAGCGGAAAAATCCTTAAAACCTAAGGCTGAGTTTACGATCACTCCTGGTTCAGAGTTAGTTCGTTTTACGATTGAAAGAGACGGGTTTATTAAAGTTTTCGAAAAGATCGGAGCGAAAGTTTTTGCAAACGCTTGCGGTCCTTGTATCGGGATGTGGTCCAGGGTAGGAGCCGATAAGAAGGAGAAGAACACAATCGTTCACTCTTTCAATCGTAACTTCCAATCTAGAAACGATGGAAACCCGAACACATTCGCATTCGTGGGCTCTCCTGAGCTTGTAACTGCTTTAGCGATTGCGGGAGATCTTACTTTTGATCCGAATAATGATACCCTTACCAATGAAAAAGGGGAGAAGGTAAAATTAGATCCTCCAAATGGAGATGAACTTCCTAAGAAAGGATTCGATGTAGAAGATGCCGGCTACCAAGCTCCTGCTGCCGATGGTTCTGGTGTGCAAGTAGTTGTGGATCCTAAGTCCAATCGTTTACAGTTGCTTGCTCCTTTTACAAAGTGGGAAGGTACTGATCTGAAAGGGCTGAACCTTCTGATTAAAGTAAAAGGAAAATGTACTACTGACCATATTTCAATGGCAGGTCCTTGGTTGAAGTTCAGAGGACATTTGGATAATATCTCCAATAACCTCTTGATCGGAGCTACGAACATCTTTAACGAAAAGATCAATAGCGTGAAGAACCAATTAGATGGATCTTACGACGAGGTTCCTAAAGTCCAACGCCAATACAAAGCTCAAGGCATCGGTACCATAGTGATTGGTGACGAGAACTATGGTGAAGGTTCTTCCAGAGAACATGCTGCTATGGAGCCTAGATTTTTAGGAGTGAGAGCGGTTCTTGTAAAATCGTTTGCTCGTATTCATGAAACAAACCTGAAAAAACAAGGTATGCTTGCTTTGACATTTGCAGATAAGGCGGACTACGACAAGATCAAAGAAGACGATAAGATTGATATTATCGGACTCACTGGTTTTAAAGAAGGAACTCCTCTTACTTTAGTTTTACATCATAAAGATGGAAGTAAGGATGAATTTCAAGTAAACCACACTTACAATGCTCAGCAGATTGAATGGTTTAAAGCGGGAAGTGCTTTAAATTTGATCGGAAGCAAAAAGTAA
- a CDS encoding lytic transglycosylase domain-containing protein — protein sequence MKLDDLESYRRIVSRLEEIQGLTERFQPKRPVEEGDPTPKKIESEFSQELDSKMKGIFSQENDPTPKELGNIIERESNRNHLDPNLVKSVIKAESNFKPNAVSSKGAIGLMQLMPGTADILGVENPFDPEENIAGGTKFLADLMKKFGNSDMAIAAYNAGPGAVQKYEGIPPYKETKDYVKKVNRFWKGEY from the coding sequence ATGAAATTAGATGATCTAGAATCTTATCGCAGAATTGTCTCGAGACTGGAAGAAATCCAGGGACTGACGGAGAGGTTTCAACCAAAACGTCCGGTTGAGGAAGGAGATCCTACACCTAAAAAGATAGAGTCTGAATTTTCACAAGAGTTGGACTCCAAAATGAAAGGAATTTTCTCTCAGGAGAATGATCCGACTCCAAAAGAACTAGGCAATATTATAGAAAGGGAATCTAATAGAAATCATTTGGATCCGAATCTGGTCAAATCCGTGATCAAGGCAGAGTCAAATTTTAAACCGAATGCTGTCTCTTCTAAAGGTGCTATCGGTCTCATGCAGCTCATGCCAGGGACAGCGGATATTTTAGGCGTAGAAAATCCTTTCGATCCGGAAGAAAATATCGCAGGTGGAACAAAATTCCTCGCGGATTTGATGAAGAAGTTCGGAAATTCTGATATGGCAATCGCAGCATACAACGCTGGACCAGGTGCAGTCCAAAAATACGAAGGAATTCCTCCTTACAAAGAAACAAAAGATTACGTTAAGAAGGTAAATCGTTTCTGGAAAGGAGAATATTAA
- a CDS encoding DUF1564 family protein translates to METSKNTLHRFFSQNISLENVIRKKRKVSTLLIPPHLEKYVRKQGINHLLRNALANQRRSFHSNKRINSNSINTKYQNIRGRSKERRYIKFNFRPRPEDWTQLRSLAISHGVSMCYLFVALLEEYKLKGISKAEKIIWQVKAAIHANFDSKVFFRELWIFECQSANSNFRFLGKDVSANQKSLKNIE, encoded by the coding sequence ATGGAAACATCAAAAAATACCCTTCACCGTTTCTTCTCTCAGAATATATCTTTAGAAAATGTAATTAGGAAGAAACGTAAAGTCTCTACACTTCTTATACCTCCACACCTCGAGAAATATGTTCGTAAGCAAGGAATCAACCATCTACTAAGAAATGCACTTGCAAACCAACGAAGAAGTTTTCATTCGAATAAACGTATTAATTCTAATTCTATAAATACCAAATATCAGAATATCCGAGGAAGATCAAAAGAAAGGAGATATATAAAATTCAACTTCAGACCAAGACCAGAAGATTGGACTCAACTTAGAAGTCTCGCCATCAGCCACGGAGTCTCTATGTGTTATTTATTTGTGGCACTACTAGAAGAATATAAATTGAAAGGCATTTCAAAAGCAGAAAAGATTATTTGGCAAGTAAAAGCTGCAATACATGCAAACTTTGATTCGAAGGTCTTTTTCAGAGAGCTATGGATCTTTGAATGTCAATCAGCAAATTCCAACTTTAGATTTCTCGGCAAAGATGTCTCCGCGAACCAAAAATCACTTAAAAATATAGAATAG
- a CDS encoding Cys-rich protein: MSQIPFRKIFPYLPIFVLGLAVGTFIAFKYSRGTVVQSGMEWEGKEICLDYCDNLAKCTKNKYPQTSEDQLYKVENSCLRGCRKHFDKMQVCLQPEKMASCSELTSCLFGELKKYY, translated from the coding sequence ATGAGCCAAATCCCTTTTAGAAAAATTTTCCCTTATCTTCCCATTTTTGTTTTGGGTTTGGCCGTGGGCACATTTATCGCCTTCAAATATTCCAGAGGAACTGTGGTTCAGTCTGGAATGGAGTGGGAAGGAAAAGAAATCTGTTTGGATTATTGCGATAATCTTGCAAAATGTACTAAGAATAAATATCCTCAGACTTCCGAAGACCAATTGTATAAGGTGGAAAACTCCTGTCTAAGAGGTTGCAGAAAACATTTTGATAAAATGCAGGTCTGTCTCCAACCGGAAAAAATGGCAAGCTGTTCTGAATTGACCTCTTGTTTGTTCGGAGAATTAAAAAAGTATTATTAA
- a CDS encoding ArnT family glycosyltransferase — MIHSDQGSVKKGTFFKYMGWNSFLKKSLNRDRIFVSLLILLNVFLLLPGSGGNALLTQGDEAMHIATIRESLASSSYLFPKFEGVLNLYKPPALFWLGIFSDNLFGIGFFAERFPSFLLFLGSSVLIYLGIRRADGSSKLAFTISSAYTLTLGVFKFSRLVMMESLLSFFIILVAITILEFRLSKNRIWLFLGGLFSGIAILIKGPVFQVYSGIILGSYSIIGIFLLNSNGGWAGKKRIWKELLSHIIFHSSSLIVPVIWILVLLSYSELGKEFLKIFFFTENLGKFSSATANQSEWIIPIGFLLYSFPFSLAVFYGFYSKLFQKPKSVREVVGSSYLWAVLAICLVHLAPNRKDFYYLLPLIPLAFLGIGLFFIRKKEYQFSRLLSLNYFFCFGVSVFVLAVMLGFGILLGQNIWAELIFTAFLLLILLMRRRIRRERSGVPSTVALNLVIAAGLLSYIQFSILPRVNLSEVPENGPFTQAKHICIVSENPWTALTFRNALPGAEIIHSVPGADRNCVDGTRYLVFFQEQIPIPSGYQLLQTQTVWKRDVTLKELLSPTQGKEYVYFYEPTRNKDSELESR, encoded by the coding sequence TTGATCCATTCCGATCAAGGCTCCGTAAAAAAGGGAACTTTCTTCAAATATATGGGTTGGAATTCGTTTTTAAAAAAAAGCTTAAATAGAGATAGAATATTCGTTTCTCTGCTCATTTTGTTAAACGTATTCCTTCTTCTTCCTGGATCCGGAGGGAACGCGCTCTTAACCCAAGGGGATGAAGCGATGCATATTGCTACAATCCGGGAAAGTTTAGCCTCTTCTTCCTATCTTTTTCCTAAATTTGAAGGCGTTTTAAATCTCTACAAGCCACCCGCTTTGTTTTGGCTCGGAATTTTCTCGGATAACCTTTTTGGTATTGGCTTTTTTGCGGAAAGATTTCCTTCCTTCTTACTTTTTTTGGGGTCCTCTGTTCTAATTTACTTAGGGATTAGAAGGGCAGATGGAAGTTCTAAATTAGCGTTCACAATTTCTTCTGCTTATACTTTGACCTTGGGAGTGTTTAAATTCTCTCGTTTGGTAATGATGGAGTCCCTATTAAGCTTCTTCATCATTCTAGTCGCTATCACCATTTTAGAATTTAGGCTCTCCAAAAATCGGATCTGGTTATTTCTGGGAGGTCTCTTCTCCGGAATTGCAATTCTAATCAAAGGACCTGTGTTCCAAGTATATAGTGGGATTATTTTAGGGTCCTATTCCATTATTGGAATTTTTCTTCTTAACTCAAATGGGGGATGGGCAGGCAAGAAAAGAATTTGGAAGGAACTCCTCTCCCATATTATCTTTCATTCTTCTTCTTTAATCGTTCCAGTAATTTGGATCTTGGTCCTTCTTTCCTATTCAGAATTGGGAAAAGAATTCTTAAAAATCTTCTTTTTCACGGAGAACTTGGGTAAATTTTCCTCAGCCACCGCCAACCAGTCTGAATGGATCATACCAATTGGATTCTTACTCTATAGTTTTCCTTTCAGCCTTGCGGTCTTCTACGGATTTTATTCTAAATTATTTCAAAAGCCTAAGTCAGTAAGGGAAGTGGTCGGGAGTTCCTACCTTTGGGCAGTCCTCGCTATCTGCTTAGTCCACCTGGCACCGAATCGAAAGGATTTTTACTACCTTCTTCCTTTGATTCCATTGGCTTTCCTTGGAATTGGATTATTCTTTATTCGAAAAAAGGAATATCAATTCTCGAGACTTCTTTCCTTGAACTATTTCTTCTGTTTTGGAGTGAGTGTCTTTGTCTTGGCCGTAATGTTGGGTTTTGGAATTCTTCTGGGTCAAAATATCTGGGCGGAATTGATATTCACAGCATTCTTGCTTTTGATTTTATTAATGCGAAGAAGGATTCGAAGAGAAAGGTCGGGAGTTCCTTCCACAGTTGCTCTAAACCTGGTGATCGCGGCAGGTTTACTCTCTTATATCCAATTTTCTATCCTTCCTAGAGTGAACCTAAGTGAGGTTCCGGAGAATGGACCATTCACTCAAGCAAAGCATATCTGTATTGTTTCTGAAAATCCTTGGACTGCACTTACTTTTAGAAACGCACTTCCTGGAGCGGAGATCATTCACTCTGTTCCTGGAGCGGATCGAAATTGTGTGGATGGAACTAGATATTTGGTCTTCTTCCAAGAACAGATCCCTATTCCGTCGGGATACCAACTTCTTCAGACACAAACTGTTTGGAAAAGAGATGTTACCCTGAAGGAACTCCTGAGTCCAACTCAGGGAAAAGAATACGTATATTTTTATGAGCCTACTCGGAATAAGGATTCCGAATTGGAGAGTCGATGA
- a CDS encoding TetR/AcrR family transcriptional regulator — protein MVRTPKKKVKKTKASKAGAHSSNKGPKKRDRKATETALMKAGIQVFAKKGYDAATTKDIAKTAGANEALIMRYFGGKKGLLEAILTRTDDLGDSTTSKKEEDTKELHLDEALVESITERCSDFKHYSDFMKVAVSRIILDPDVSRIIQTKIYTKALPEMIHELEKFKKGGEIDPKADLKSVAFGISSLTFALGFMAQVVYKIPESEIKATIKEMVRILQKGLRPESK, from the coding sequence ATGGTTCGAACCCCTAAAAAGAAGGTCAAAAAAACTAAGGCATCCAAAGCAGGTGCTCATAGTTCTAATAAAGGTCCTAAAAAAAGAGACCGAAAGGCAACTGAGACCGCTTTAATGAAAGCGGGGATACAAGTTTTTGCCAAAAAAGGATATGATGCAGCAACGACAAAGGATATAGCCAAGACTGCGGGAGCAAACGAAGCTCTTATCATGCGTTATTTTGGTGGGAAGAAGGGACTTTTAGAAGCAATCCTAACTAGAACCGATGATCTAGGCGATTCGACTACAAGCAAAAAAGAAGAGGATACAAAAGAACTTCATTTAGATGAGGCATTGGTCGAGTCCATTACGGAAAGATGTTCTGATTTTAAACATTATTCGGACTTTATGAAAGTTGCAGTTAGTAGGATCATCTTAGATCCAGACGTTAGTAGAATTATCCAAACGAAAATATATACCAAAGCTCTTCCGGAGATGATCCATGAGCTGGAAAAATTTAAGAAGGGAGGAGAAATTGATCCTAAAGCGGATCTGAAGTCAGTTGCATTTGGAATTTCTTCTTTAACCTTTGCCCTCGGATTTATGGCTCAGGTGGTTTATAAAATTCCTGAATCGGAAATCAAAGCTACTATTAAAGAAATGGTTCGGATCTTGCAGAAGGGCCTAAGGCCAGAATCCAAATAA
- a CDS encoding OmpA family protein: MTKKQNYYVTIKGKKYDRGLIELAEKATSGKKDGRISIADAKKLLNAVKDNNTYTDIEKKTIEYVRENFQFTTKADEWFRTEIRKWAAEKSSHTKSSPQEEYTSHDEAISLMSSQHSEPYRGYIPTPSAGQTRKQNRIPVLVLSLVILGGFGIGIYYAFRNNGRKSISHTEEVKEGKSKQLEEKKETSASSEKESIFSFFSQKHESANFSGKDAELASKIQSSPILFDKNDIKIPQSQRRILDSLTLLLKKHLDAKAVLIGHASSEGTEEVNLKVSQLRAEMVRDYLLGNGLEASRFVLEAKGSQVVSSSEGKRQSQEKNRRVDIQIVK; the protein is encoded by the coding sequence ATGACTAAGAAGCAGAATTATTACGTCACTATAAAAGGCAAAAAATATGACCGAGGCCTAATTGAATTAGCCGAGAAGGCTACATCAGGTAAAAAAGATGGTCGTATTTCAATCGCGGATGCAAAGAAACTTCTCAACGCCGTAAAGGATAACAATACTTATACTGATATCGAAAAGAAAACGATAGAATATGTCCGTGAGAATTTTCAATTTACCACAAAAGCGGATGAGTGGTTTCGCACTGAAATTCGTAAATGGGCTGCTGAAAAATCTTCTCATACCAAATCTTCTCCCCAAGAGGAATACACTTCTCACGATGAAGCGATTAGTCTTATGAGTTCTCAACACTCAGAACCTTATAGAGGTTATATCCCAACTCCTTCTGCAGGACAGACCAGGAAACAGAATAGAATTCCTGTTCTGGTCCTTTCCCTCGTTATTCTTGGTGGTTTTGGAATAGGGATCTATTATGCATTCCGAAATAATGGAAGGAAGTCTATTAGTCATACAGAAGAAGTTAAAGAAGGTAAATCTAAGCAACTGGAAGAAAAGAAGGAAACTTCTGCTTCTTCAGAAAAGGAAAGTATCTTTAGCTTTTTCTCCCAGAAGCATGAATCTGCTAATTTTTCCGGAAAAGATGCGGAGCTTGCTTCTAAAATTCAATCTTCCCCAATCCTTTTTGATAAAAATGATATAAAAATTCCTCAATCCCAAAGAAGGATTTTGGATTCGCTTACGCTTCTTCTCAAAAAACATTTGGATGCAAAAGCAGTTTTAATTGGACATGCTTCATCTGAAGGAACCGAAGAGGTGAATCTGAAAGTTTCGCAACTCAGGGCCGAGATGGTCAGGGATTATTTATTGGGAAATGGTTTAGAAGCTTCTCGTTTCGTTTTGGAAGCGAAAGGTTCTCAAGTAGTTTCTTCTTCAGAGGGAAAGAGACAAAGTCAGGAAAAAAATAGACGAGTGGATATCCAAATCGTTAAGTGA
- the epmA gene encoding EF-P lysine aminoacylase EpmA produces MKLNNLEVLSFRSRFLHATRTFFHEKGFLEIDTPSLKKIPGMEPYLDPFIVGSPSGTEKGYLITSPEYSLKQALSLGAEKVYEIAHTFRSGEKGSSYHTAEFLMLEFYQIGTDLQQAMDLLEELIRWVAHMLGLPLPEKPFQRKSVKELLSNWANIDWDRDSLERKIADLSLTNLPFDSMEYEDCFFLIFLNVLEPNFSSEFQFVYDYPPELAALSRIENGVAKRFELYFGKIELANAFYELLDPIEQRARFEKEQELRRKLGKEVFPIHEEFLQALERGIPECSGISIGLDRLLMVLLGRNSLSEISPYWREI; encoded by the coding sequence ATGAAGCTGAATAACTTAGAAGTATTGTCATTTCGATCCAGATTTTTGCATGCTACGAGAACTTTTTTTCATGAAAAAGGATTCCTCGAGATTGATACGCCGTCTTTGAAAAAAATTCCGGGGATGGAGCCTTATTTGGATCCGTTTATAGTAGGATCTCCTTCTGGGACGGAAAAGGGATATCTGATCACTTCCCCTGAATATTCTCTCAAGCAAGCTTTATCTTTAGGAGCTGAAAAGGTATACGAGATTGCACATACATTTCGTTCAGGAGAGAAGGGGAGTTCCTACCATACAGCTGAATTCCTCATGTTGGAATTTTATCAAATAGGTACTGATTTACAACAAGCAATGGACCTTTTAGAGGAATTAATTCGATGGGTCGCTCATATGCTCGGCCTTCCTCTCCCGGAGAAGCCCTTTCAAAGAAAGTCAGTGAAGGAACTCCTTTCCAATTGGGCTAATATAGACTGGGATAGGGACTCATTGGAGAGAAAAATAGCGGATTTGTCTCTAACGAATCTTCCTTTCGATTCCATGGAATATGAAGACTGCTTCTTTCTAATATTCTTAAATGTATTAGAGCCAAACTTCAGTTCGGAATTTCAATTCGTATATGATTATCCTCCGGAATTGGCTGCTCTTTCTAGAATTGAAAACGGAGTAGCAAAAAGATTCGAATTATATTTCGGAAAAATAGAATTAGCTAATGCATTTTACGAACTTTTGGACCCGATAGAACAGAGAGCTCGTTTTGAAAAAGAGCAAGAGCTGCGAAGAAAGTTAGGCAAGGAAGTATTTCCTATTCACGAGGAGTTCCTTCAGGCTTTAGAGAGAGGTATCCCAGAATGTTCCGGAATTTCGATCGGACTGGATCGTCTTCTAATGGTACTTTTAGGAAGGAACTCCCTCTCAGAAATTAGCCCATATTGGCGAGAAATTTGA
- a CDS encoding DUF4279 domain-containing protein: MKYSNPSFPRSWALIAVSEPGLDVHEVTRTLGIRPDLSVNKGVPAISGKSITSSLWQIHSKRDASSPLEDHIQELLEKIAPHRKEFQSFCEKHNVVLYCSVEFNNGSLEETSLSSRTLLLIGNLGLKLSFHAWNVPEKRRRSEDQN, encoded by the coding sequence ATGAAATATAGTAATCCTTCCTTCCCTCGGAGCTGGGCTCTTATCGCAGTTTCGGAACCTGGTTTGGATGTTCATGAAGTAACCAGAACCCTGGGTATCCGACCAGATTTATCAGTGAATAAGGGAGTTCCTGCCATTTCTGGAAAATCGATTACTTCTTCCTTATGGCAAATTCACTCAAAAAGAGATGCGAGTTCACCGTTAGAAGATCATATCCAAGAGCTACTGGAAAAAATAGCCCCTCATCGGAAAGAATTTCAAAGTTTTTGCGAAAAACATAATGTCGTACTTTATTGTTCTGTTGAATTTAATAATGGTAGCTTGGAAGAAACTTCCCTAAGTTCTCGAACACTCTTGCTCATAGGAAATCTTGGGTTGAAATTGTCTTTTCATGCTTGGAATGTTCCGGAAAAAAGGAGAAGGTCAGAGGATCAGAATTAA
- a CDS encoding STAS domain protein yields the protein MEYIRKYNHFEIRKKPKAVEIEPLLSEVNDQVLNELNSVLAMAFYETNRHVKLEISKFETLPFPVIEKLIKYALDLREKNRVLILSKPRPPIRKYIKTFSLEELILIL from the coding sequence GTGGAGTACATCCGAAAATACAATCACTTCGAAATAAGAAAAAAGCCAAAAGCTGTAGAGATTGAACCCCTTCTTTCTGAAGTGAATGATCAAGTACTTAATGAATTAAACTCAGTTTTAGCAATGGCCTTTTATGAAACAAATCGCCATGTAAAATTAGAAATATCAAAATTCGAGACTTTACCGTTCCCAGTAATTGAAAAATTGATCAAATATGCCTTAGATCTGCGAGAAAAGAATCGAGTATTAATTCTTTCCAAACCAAGACCTCCGATCCGAAAATACATTAAAACTTTTTCTTTAGAAGAATTAATTCTGATCCTCTGA
- a CDS encoding 4a-hydroxytetrahydrobiopterin dehydratase: MSNSPVSLSIDQIRKELPTTWEVSTLDSVPRIIRIYKLPQYLDGIKVLTILANLANDMDHHPELLFSYNSVRVELYTHSLNGLSSFDLRFATTAENLLSSL, encoded by the coding sequence GTGAGCAATTCTCCAGTTTCGCTGTCAATTGATCAAATTCGGAAGGAACTCCCAACAACCTGGGAAGTGTCTACGTTAGATTCAGTTCCAAGGATTATTAGAATATACAAATTACCTCAATATCTGGATGGAATTAAAGTCTTAACAATTTTAGCAAATCTTGCCAATGATATGGACCACCATCCGGAATTGCTTTTTTCATATAATTCTGTTCGAGTCGAATTATACACTCATAGTTTAAATGGATTGTCCAGCTTTGATTTGCGATTTGCGACAACTGCTGAAAATCTTTTAAGTAGTCTTTGA
- a CDS encoding DUF883 family protein: MSKGDNLSEELQILKDKAKKITGKAREEYLEHVSDLKEKLKQVTGETSEKAKQIIDQTGTYIKENPQKATLIGLGVGVGIGVIVGMLIGRRK, translated from the coding sequence ATGTCTAAAGGTGATAATCTAAGCGAAGAACTCCAAATCTTAAAGGATAAGGCCAAAAAAATTACAGGTAAGGCCCGGGAGGAATACTTGGAACACGTATCTGATTTAAAGGAAAAGTTAAAGCAAGTCACTGGTGAAACGAGTGAAAAAGCCAAGCAAATCATCGATCAAACAGGAACTTATATTAAAGAAAATCCACAGAAAGCAACTTTGATCGGATTAGGAGTTGGAGTTGGGATAGGCGTTATTGTCGGAATGCTTATCGGTCGAAGAAAATAA